The proteins below come from a single Thermoproteota archaeon genomic window:
- a CDS encoding cupin domain-containing protein, whose protein sequence is MPKYVVSPEEVTGGAPMEKGAGERKPVRDLKIIYPENVDPDPKTLILGVVEVDPGHHTPLHRHKCEEVYYILQGEGEVEIEGRRYPVKAGYGVFLPEGVRHRIHNTGKEVLRYVAVGGIMMVPLVPKWPTESPYEILE, encoded by the coding sequence ATGCCCAAGTATGTGGTTAGCCCCGAGGAGGTCACGGGCGGCGCCCCTATGGAGAAAGGAGCCGGTGAAAGGAAGCCAGTGAGGGATCTGAAGATAATATATCCGGAAAACGTAGATCCCGATCCAAAAACCCTCATTCTGGGGGTTGTAGAGGTAGATCCCGGCCACCACACCCCCCTTCACAGACATAAGTGCGAGGAGGTCTACTACATCCTTCAGGGGGAGGGGGAGGTGGAGATAGAGGGCCGAAGATACCCGGTGAAGGCCGGATATGGAGTCTTCCTGCCGGAAGGTGTGAGGCACAGGATACACAACACCGGGAAGGAGGTACTAAGGTATGTGGCAGTTGGGGGCATAATGATGGTTCCCCTGGTGCCCAAGTGGCCCACCGAATCTCCCTATGAAATACTGGAGTGA